From the genome of Nisaea sp.:
GGATTACGGCTATCTGGAATTCGCCACGCCTATCATCCGCACCGGCCTCGACGCGCTGAAGGCGCAGGGCGTGACGGACGTGCTGGCCGTGCCAGGCATGCTGTTTGCCGCGGGTCACGCCAAGAACGATATTCCGTCCGTGCTGAATACCTACCAGGCCCAATCGGACGGCATGAATATCCATTACGGGCGCGAGCTCGGCATCGATGTGAAGATGATCAGAGCTGCGTCGGCCCGTGTCGAGGAAGCGCTGAAAGCGGCAGGCGATAACATCTCCCGGCACGAGACCATGCTCGTTGTCGTCGGTCGCGGCGCCTCCGACCCGGACGCGAACTCGAACGTGTCCAAGGTGATGCGCCTGCTCTGGGAAGGCATGGGCTTCGGCTGGGGTGAGACCGCCTATTCCGGCGTCACCTTCCCGCTGGTCGAACCGGCCCTCGAGCACGCCGCCAAGCTCGGCTACAAGCGCATCGTCGTGTTCCCCTATTTCCTCTTCACCGGCATTCTAATTACCCGGATCTACGATTACGTCGACAAGGTTGCCGCCCGGCATCCGGAGATCGAGTTCGTCAAGGCGCCGTATCTGAACGACCATCCGCTGGTGATCGAGACCTTCCTTGACCGGGTGCGGGAAATCACCGACGGCACCGGCAACATGAACTGCCAGATGTGCAAGTACCGCCAGCAGGTGCTCGGCTTCGAGGACGAGGTCGGCCTGCCGCAGGAAAGCCATCACCATCATGTCGAGGGCATCAACGACAGCGATGGCCACAGCCACGATCATGATCACGACCATGGGCATGATCACGGGCACCACCATGACCACGATCACAAGCACGGGCATTCCCATGACCACGGGCACGGGCACGACCACCATCATCACCCTTATCCCCATGCGGACCATCCGCTCGGCCCGCGCACGCTGACCGATTCCTGATCCGGCCAGCCGTTATGACCGCGCCAACTTTCGAATACGAGAAAGATCCGTCCGCCATCTACCGGCGATCCTTCGAGATCGTCCGGGCGGAGACGGATCTTTCCCGCTTCGACGCCGACGAGGCCGAGGTCGCGGTGCGTCTTGTGCATGCCTGCGGAATGCCGGAGATCGCGCCCGATCTGGTTTTCTCGACCGGCGCCGTCGCGGCTGGGCGGACGGCACTTGCCTCGGGAGCACCGATCATCTGCGACGCGGCCATGATCGCCCATGGCGTGACACCGAAATTGCTGCCGGCCGGGAACGAGGTGATCAGCCTGATCCGCGATCCGCGCCTGCCGGATCTGGCGAAGGCCGAAGGAACGACACTCTCCGCCGCCCAGGTAACACTCTGGCAGGAGCACCTTGACGGTGCGGTGGTCTCCATCGGCAATGCACCGACGGCGCTGTTCCGCCTGATGGAGAGCATTCTTGCAGGTGGGCCGCGCCCGGCGGTCATTCTCGGCTTCCCGGTCGGCTTTGTCGGCGCGGCCGAATCGAAACAAGCACTGGCGGCAACAGATAACCTGCCACCCTTCCTCACCCTGCCGGACAGGCGCGGCGGCAGTGCGATGGCAGCAGCGGCAGTGAATGCACTGGCGATCCTCGCCGGAAAGGGTGCGGCCCGATGAGCACCGGAATGCCC
Proteins encoded in this window:
- a CDS encoding sirohydrochlorin chelatase, which gives rise to MSVSDKKITGKQGVMICGHGSRDQAAVDEFAKLAIRIKEQMPDMPVDYGYLEFATPIIRTGLDALKAQGVTDVLAVPGMLFAAGHAKNDIPSVLNTYQAQSDGMNIHYGRELGIDVKMIRAASARVEEALKAAGDNISRHETMLVVVGRGASDPDANSNVSKVMRLLWEGMGFGWGETAYSGVTFPLVEPALEHAAKLGYKRIVVFPYFLFTGILITRIYDYVDKVAARHPEIEFVKAPYLNDHPLVIETFLDRVREITDGTGNMNCQMCKYRQQVLGFEDEVGLPQESHHHHVEGINDSDGHSHDHDHDHGHDHGHHHDHDHKHGHSHDHGHGHDHHHHPYPHADHPLGPRTLTDS
- a CDS encoding precorrin-8X methylmutase; the protein is MTAPTFEYEKDPSAIYRRSFEIVRAETDLSRFDADEAEVAVRLVHACGMPEIAPDLVFSTGAVAAGRTALASGAPIICDAAMIAHGVTPKLLPAGNEVISLIRDPRLPDLAKAEGTTLSAAQVTLWQEHLDGAVVSIGNAPTALFRLMESILAGGPRPAVILGFPVGFVGAAESKQALAATDNLPPFLTLPDRRGGSAMAAAAVNALAILAGKGAAR